A section of the Phaseolus vulgaris cultivar G19833 chromosome 8, P. vulgaris v2.0, whole genome shotgun sequence genome encodes:
- the LOC137826779 gene encoding putative receptor protein kinase ZmPK1, whose amino-acid sequence MNMASSILLFLFLPFLSLTTSHSASSSLAMGSSLSVEKPQDVILSPNGVFSARFVAIGTNAYSFAICFTQTCSHNHPAIVWMANREDPVNGKRSKLSLSPTGNLVLDDAAQRTVWSSNTDSFASPVLHLKDNGNLVLSDLQGTVLWQSFDFPTDTLLPGQPLTRHTQLVSARSSTNHSSGFYKLFFDDDNVLRLLYDGPDVSSIYWPNPWLVSWEAGRSTYNSSRLATLDSLGRFMSSDGFSFTTSDYGGRKQRRLKLDSDGNLRVYTLHDEWFVSWQLRGDLCNIHGICGGNSACSYDPKLGKKCSCLPGYRVKNHSDWSYGCEPVFVLSCNRSESTFLELTGVEIYGYDATFTANISYSNCTNLCLEDCNCKGFQYSYNQDKNYYTCYTKMQLLNGRCTPSFKGTMSLKVPKNHRLFTEESFGSNEHVCTVKILRVYNEYHVSKIVRFFLWVATAIGALELVCGFVVWGFIVKTRQKSGADEHDYHPLTDRFRKYSYSELKEATKGFSEEIGRGAGGIVYKGILPDQRHAAIKKLNECKQGEGEFLAEVSIIGRLNHMNLIEMWGYCAEGKHRLLVYEYMEKGSLAENLSSNTLDWSKRYNIAIATARVLAYLHEECLEWILHCDIKPQNILLDANYQPKVADFGLSKLQNRNSLNNSSFSMIRGTRGYMAPEWVLNLAITSKVDVYSYGIVLLEMITGKSPTMGVQNIDGEELYNGRVVAWVREKRKGTSWLDHIIDPAIQTNYDESKMELLTQVALDCVEEDKDIRPTMSQVVEMLQSIPH is encoded by the coding sequence ATGAACATGGCTTCCTCAATCTTACTATTTTTGTTCCTACCATTCTTGTCTCTGACAACTTCACATTCTGCATCTTCATCACTCGCCATGGGCTCATCCCTCTCGGTAGAGAAACCTCAAGACGTTATTCTCTCCCCAAACGGCGTTTTCTCCGCTCGCTTCGTTGCCATTGGTACAAACGCCTACTCCTTCGCCATATGCTTCACACAAACTTGTTCCCACAACCACCCCGCAATCGTGTGGATGGCGAACCGCGAAGACCCCGTTAACGGAAAACGCTCCAAGCTCTCCCTCTCGCCAACCGGTAACCTTGTCTTGGATGATGCTGCTCAACGAACGGTATGGTCTTCAAACACTGATTCATTCGCTTCACCAGTGTTGCATCTCAAAGACAATGGCAATCTCGTGTTGAGTGACCTCCAAGGAACCGTTCTGTGGCAAAGCTTTGATTTCCCTACCGATACTCTCCTTCCAGGACAACCCCTCACGAGACACACGCAACTCGTGTCTGCAAGAAGCAGCACTAATCATTCCTCCGGTTTCTACAAGCTCTTCTTCGACGATGACAACGTTCTTCGTCTTCTCTACGATGGCCCTGACGTTTCCAGCATTTACTGGCCAAATCCATGGTTGGTGAGTTGGGAGGCTGGAAGGTCTACTTACAATAGCAGTAGACTCGCGACGTTGGACTCACTCGGAAGATTCATGTCATCTGATGGTTTTTCTTTCACCACATCTGATTATGGCGGTAGGAAGCAGAGAAGATTGAAACTTGATTCTGATGGTAACCTTAGAGTGTATACACTGCATGATGAATGGTTTGTTTCGTGGCAACTGAGAGGTGATCTGTGCAATATCCACGGGATTTGTGGAGGTAACAGTGCGTGCAGTTATGATCCTAAACTTGGAAAGAAGTGCTCATGTCTTCCGGGATATAGAGTGAAGAACCATAGCGATTGGTCTTATGGCTGTGAACCGGTGTTCGTTTTGTCTTGCAATAGAAGTGAGTCTACCTTCTTGGAGTTGACGGGTGTTGAGATTTATGGTTATGATGCTACCTTTACTGCTAATATTAGCTATAGCAATTGTACGAATCTGTGCTTAGAAGACTGTAACTGTAAGGGGTTTCAGTACTCATACAATCAGGACAAGAACTATTACACGTGCTACACCAAGATGCAACTGCTCAATGGGCGGTGTACACCCAGTTTCAAGGGAACAATGTCCTTGAAAGTGCCTAAAAATCATAGACTTTTCACGGAAGAATCTTTTGGTTCAAATGAGCATGTTTGTACTGTTAAAATTCTCAGAGTGTACAACGAATATCATGTAAGCAAGATTGTGAGGTTTTTTCTTTGGGTTGCCACTGCCATTGGTGCTCTTGAATTGGTTTGCGGTTTTGTGGTGTGGGGCTTCATAGTTAAGACGCGCCAAAAGTCTGGTGCAGATGAACACGATTACCATCCTCTGACcgatagattcagaaaatataGTTATTCTGAGTTGAAGGAGGCGACGAAGGGGTTCAGCGAGGAGATTGGAAGGGGTGCAGGAGGGATTGTGTACAAGGGTATTTTACCAGATCAAAGACATGCAGCAATTAAAAAACTGAATGAATGCAAACAAGGAGAAGGGGAATTCCTTGCTGAAGTGAGCATCATTGGAAGGCTTAACCACATGAACTTGATTGAAATGTGGGGATATTGTGCTGAGGGAAAGCATAGGTTGTTGGTGTATGAGTATATGGAGAAGGGTTCGTTGGCAGAAAATCTCTCATCCAACACACTCGATTGGAGTAAGAGATACAATATTGCCATTGCAACAGCAAGAGTTCTAGCATATCTGCATGAAGAATGCTTAGAATGGATATTGCACTGTGATATAAAACCCCAGAACATACTTCTTGATGCTAATTATCAACCCAAGGTAGCAGATTTTGGGCTTTCCAAGCTGCAAAACAGGAACAGCCTGAACAATTCAAGTTTTTCAATGATAAGAGGAACCAGAGGATACATGGCACCTGAGTGGGTTCTGAACTTAGCAATCACCTCCAAGGTTGATGTTTACAGCTATGGAATTGTTCTGTTGGAGATGATAACTGGGAAAAGCCCAACAATGGGTGTTCAAAACATTGATGGAGAAGAGTTGTACAATGGAAGGGTGGTGGCATGGGTGAGAGAAAAAAGGAAAGGGACATCTTGGCTAGACCATATCATTGATCCAGCAATCCAAACAAATTATGATGAATCTAAGATGGAGCTTTTAACCCAAGTGGCTTTGGACTGTGTTGAGGAAGACAAAGATATAAGGCCCACCATGAGCCAAGTGGTAGAAATGCTTCAAAGTATTCCTCActaa